A single Callithrix jacchus isolate 240 chromosome 4, calJac240_pri, whole genome shotgun sequence DNA region contains:
- the LOC128931714 gene encoding uncharacterized protein LOC128931714: MRQGLASTSPALRPPYYQILNFIGRGAFGEVTLARHLMTGTRVAVKTIDRTGFLSSHREMTVLQSVRHGNIINLYQMINSREACHFVLEYAAGGSLSNWIERNIVEEEEARGMFQQMLSAVRYLHRRSIAHRDLKPDNMLLDVKGNIKIADFGSATSYHEGQRLTIAHGTLAYMAPELFGAQGYECPAMDIWSLGVTLFQMVSNNLPFFAVSRTQLKRLILSCQYASPHYFSENLKRLIKNLLTPDPNERPTADKVMGESWVNNGLHRKSDPQHAPTASLTIERTCGDLENLARQALQCDRVASSIVSVIGGGGALETLAEQAPQRDLVSAASTKCSTGSENLETLAQPALPHNLTAASTQITTQSTVAQQPGHEGSVLQAGQPEAVLAQPTRGWSCRRAARRCIAIIRRCCCCLCPPKRQSKRAHPREKIGEDEGPEVQEH, encoded by the exons ATGAGGCAGGGCTTGGCCTCCACCTCACCTGCCCTGCGGCCACCTTATTATCAAATACTAAACTTTATAGGCCGTGGTGCCTTTGGGGAGGTCACGCTGGCCCGCCACTTAATGACTGGCACCCGGGTGGCGGTGAAAACAATCGACAGAACCGGCTTCCTCTCTAGCCACAGAGAGATGACTGTTTTACAGTCGGTCCGCCACGGCAACATCATTAACCTTTACCAAATGATTAACAGCAGAGAGGCGTGCCATTTCGTTCTAGAATACGCCGCAGGAGGAAGCCTGTCTAACTGGATTGAACGAAATAtcgtggaggaggaggaggcccgaGGCATGTTCCAACAAATGCTGTCCGCCGTCAGGTACCTCCACCGCCGCAGCATTGCTCACCGAGACCTAAAACCAGACAACATGCTGTTAGATGTTAAAGGAAACATTAAAATTGCGGATTTTGGATCGGCCACGAGTTACCATGAGGGGCAGAGGCTGACAATAGCTCATGGGACCCTGGCCTACATGGCCCCAGAACTCTTCGGGGCCCAGGGCTATGAATGCCCCGCCATGGACATATGGAGCCTAGGCGTCACGCTGTTCCAGATGGTGTCCAACAACCTGCCCTTCTTCGCAGTGAGTCGTACACAACTGAAACGCCTAATTCTATCTTGCCAGTATGCTAGCCCGCACTATTTTTCTGAAAACCTTAAAAGACTAATTAAAAACCTTTTAACGCCTGATCCCAATGAGCGGCCGACAGCAGACAAAGTCATGGGGGAATCATGGGTGAACAACGGCCTTCACAGGAAGTCAGACCCCCAGCATGCCCCCACGGCCTCCCTGACCATCGAGCGCACTTGTGGAGATTTAGAAAACTTGGCACGGCAAGCCCTCCAGTGTGACCGTGTGGCCTCCTCCATTGTAAGTGTCATAGGCGGTGGTGGTGCTTTAGAAACCTTGGCAGAGCAAGCCCCCCAGCGTGACCTCgtgtctgcagcctccaccaaGTGCTCCACCGGCAGTGAAAATTTAGAAACTTTGGCTCAACCAGCCCTCCCGCATAACCTCACGGCCGCCTCCACCCAGATCACCACCCAGAGCACCGTGGCTCAACAACCAGGACACGAAGGCAGCGTCCTCCAAGCTGGGCAGCCCGAGGCTGTGTTGGCCCAGCCAACAAGAGGCTGGAGCTGCCGCAGGGCTGCCCGAAGGTGCATTGCCATAATAAGGAGATGCTGTTGCTGCCTCTGTCCACCCAAGAGGCAGAGTAAGAGGGCCCACCCAAGAGAAAAA ATTGGAGAGGACGAAGGCCCTGAGGTCCAGGAACACTGA